DNA from Artemia franciscana chromosome 8, ASM3288406v1, whole genome shotgun sequence:
gaaatatttacaacTAAAGAAAGGATTGTGCTGCAGACAAggtcaaaaatgaaatagagCATAAGTAAATATCACAAATGGGCAAAATAAAAGTggtcaaagataaaaaaaaaacttatgcaTGATTATCGTGAGCACACACAAACAACTAAGATAAGGGTAAGAGGAGTTAATTTTGGTGCAGAACATAGTTCAGGAATTATTAATACACTCCAGAATAAACAAGGTAAAACTTTTCTGGGACTATTTTGAATTGGAGAACTGAGACTGTATCTAATTTGCTATGTAATAAGGGTTTCAactgtttcttttaactgaGGTAGCCTACACTGCAACTCAACCATTCCTTTTTTCATACACTTTTGTTTAACTTAACTGGTTCAGGTGTAAGGAATATCAAATATCAGTTTACAGGTTATGAATGCTATAGCTTTTGGTTGTCTTTGAACAAGACAGTCGCTAGTTATGCTATGGGTATTGACTATTGGACGGGAGGAAGGTGTCTCATATTTTGATATTACTCTGGACCTGCATGTCAAGTTGAAAATCAAAAGGGGTCCTTaagaaagatttgaaaaacCTGGCGGTATATCgtaaattctgaaaatgtaatttctgaagGGGGGTGGGGAAACATGTGCAgttatcttaaaaaagtatgttagaaaattttttgctaataattaGGTTTTCCTCGGTTTTCCGAGGAATTGATGTCTGTGGATTGGGTCTGCTGTTTATTTGTGTAGCTGGAATCATGTACTACTCCCCTGCCtaacttggattttttttttggggggggggatgtatcGGTTTGTAATGTGAGTGtacaatttaagaaatattggATGGATGAATTTGTTTAATTCTTCATTTTGTCTCTCCCCTGTTTTTTCCTGGTCATAGAACCTCAAGGGAGAAActaaattgaagtatttttgtttttttttatgtaaaatactGTGGATTTTGTtaaatagtatatatatttcttgttgtttttttttctcaataaattCGATTCAATATCTAATTCCAATTAGTGTAACTGCCAGCAGTacctctataatttttttttttaaatgcacaCAGCCAATATTATTACCCATCAAGCTCATTTCTTTTGGCTacggaaaagaaagaaactgaaaacaTCCTTGATCTGGACTAGAAGTAATGTCTCTGGAACCTAGTCCTGCTTATTAGCGATCAAACCCCCATAATATGCGTGCCTAGGTAGTACTTGAAGTATGATTGACTCTTATTAATGATTGGGGTAGTAGAGTGTAAGGTTACTTCGTAGTAGTAAGCACAGATAGTCTGATCTTTAGTTCGTTTTTCTATGAGTATGATGTGGATCACGATTTTAACTTGACTGTTTTAGTTATTTTGCTGGTCTAATTTTccattttctaaattatttgcttatttttatttttattttatatagcaTTATGAAAAAGACGCAGATGGACTTTGTACTCACTTGACAATTAGCGTACCAAAGAAAGGGAAGCAAGATTTTTTTGTGGATAGAAAGGCATTTGAAGAGGCTGGATGGGTTATCCAAGAAAATGATCTCGTTGTAAGTAATGAATGTTAGTTCCATTGAGTCCATAATAGAACCGTTCTTTCCTCATAATGAATTAAACAATTTGTGATGATTCAGGACCTTATTGATTGTACACTCCCTTTTTTAGGTCTTAGAGTCAAAACATTTGATTGTATCTAATTTTCTCATTTTCGGAAATATTCTCCAGAATTAAGGGCTAATACTTTAAAATGGTAAACGTGGATGAGGCAGTGAATGATCACTTTATTTTGTGAGGGGTCTGTGATTAACTTCCTTACTTGAATATAATTCAATGCATTGCGTATACAGAGACACATacgcacacacacaaacatgcaCAAATCCTAAAAACCTTTTAACCAAATCATTGTAatagaatttaattaaaacaaacgtGCTTCAAATGGATCCTGGGCCAGTTCATAAAGGTTACTATGATAGATTTTTAAGATACAAGTGACTGAATATTaaagaaagagataaaaaaaagacgcAAAgggacaaaaataaacaaattcataatTTTAGAAATCTTGGTTGCAACCTCCTAAAAAACCATATCTCCATTCTGCCAGTAAAAATAATATAGTTaggctatttttattttgaatcaagTACagatgtttccttttttaggttACTGTTAATTATTTTGACGCTTATATTGCAATTCTGTCTTTGCACAAGCAAAACAGAGTTAAGTGTTTTTCATAAATGTTGTTTGATTTGAACCGAAGTCGATTTTGGGCCTATTGGAAACCATCCGTGAAACGTGTAGTCTGCATGTTGTtggttttttgttcttttttttttgctttaagatATCCACAATACAATTTAAGCCTCCTGTTTATAACATGTGATTGCTGAAGAGAAATGATGAGATACTATTTTAGAATGGTATTTTAATGTATGGATATGTTCCTTAATATCTTTAATTCAATGGAGATAAAACATGCAGAAGAAGATACGTAAAGAAAGAGAAAGGCGAGACTAAGTCGTTTTGActgaagtaaagagcgacatttaAGCTTAAAATGCACTGGAATAATTCAAGGGTCCTTGGGTGGACCCATCAATTGACCATTGCCTGGAGATGCGTGGTTAAGGTTTGATCTTGCTGCTGCAAAGCTgacatggggatttttttttattgttaaactttttaaacctatgaaagaaataaattattcaagGTAAATGGTTGGTTTTCACTCGGAAATTTTGATTGTGTGAtataatatgtttatttttgtattggaGAAAACAAGGGACACGCAAAATTAGAGCAAGAAATTTGGACTGTGAAAGCTGTACGTCCAAACAGACAATAGTCCGTGTCGTAGAAAATCATCAAAACATTGGTCAATTCTACTTCTTATGCAATAGGATATTTCTTGATGCTGAATCTTTTAGAATATACACCActatttttcacgtttttttttcgaatattttctTCTAAGGAGAGattatttacaaaattcaaatattttaattctaaaaactaaaatatggcTTTGACAAATCTGATATACTTgattgtcatttttgtcccttttgtccttttttatgtaaaaatagaGATTTATAGcctagttttcagtaaagtgctaaaTCTGTTACAATATATGATGGAATAGTTCTtggaaacgaactgtaagtaaggaacgactcggcccaatagtaactgaaattctaaaaaaactggattttggtaacaataaatacatcaaaaggtTTAGCTttatatgctgattccaaaagGATTAGCTTTTTaggctgattccaaatatataaaattcattatgttttatgttactcatcaaaagctacgagccgaGAAAATTaccagattttcgaaaaagaggagaaacaccttggtattttttgccagatgaatAATTACGGTTTTTTTTCAGATGTGATTTTTTTGAACCAACACTCCTAGGAgactgggagagggctcatctgaacggaaattaaaagttacagtgccctttttatgtgaccaacaAATTGAAgggaaactagccccctcccatgccgtTGTCCCCCATAGGTcttctggtcaaaattttgagatagtcattttgttcagtatcgttgaaaggttcaataactctgtctttggggatgacatgacctcCCAGAAACACTGGAGAAAGGGAAATAGGGagaaagttatgaaatttgcccattggttacatattatattttttttatgggaaaTATGCCAATATTTATCTGGGGGAGATATTTTTGAGAGAATTCCCCATTAGGATGGAAGTTTCCTGGGGTAGACTTTCTATGAGAAATTTTACACATGCGGAATTTGCCAGAACTCATATACAAAAttcgttttattcattttactttcTCGCTGGCAACACTATTCTAGAGCTAGAGATGCTCTAGGGGAATTTACTGAGAAAATTTTCAGCCAAGCTGGAATTCTCTGTGGTATTTTTATATGGAGCAAAGgatttcaaaagagaaaaattctccatggagaaattttccgtgggagaaactttccatagGGGGATTCCTGAGAAATATCCACCCGGAGAGATTCCACCATGACCTAAAAACGGTCAGAAACTTATTAAAGAACAAGTAAGCGAataattttctggggggggaggAATTCGCAGGGAGGATGAAATTGTCCAGGGGTGATTTCCCGAGGAAAGATTTTTAGTGGGAGTAACTTTTCATGGAATATTTTTTCGAGGGAGGAGGGTGTGGATTTCCagggattatttgaaaaacgatcagaaattaaatgaaaaaaaaacaagtttgttcctactgaaagtaagggacaacattaaaacttcaaacgagcataaattattcagtatatgagggggactgtcctcctcaataccccggtATTTTCTCTAAAGTCTGGccttttatcccaattctttaagaacgactcttgaaacacaaaggccgtttaattagccagaacctttttaaaagtattaaaagctTGAGCGTGAAGAAAGGGGCATTGAGGAGATGACAGCTCCCCCCCCTATTTCTGGAATAatatctgctcgttttaagttgtaatgttgtttcttattttcagtagaaaaaaacttgttttttttttattatttagtataATTTGTAGCGCGGCAACCTCCTGTTTACAAGGgataatttttgaacgtttgaAGTTTAAATCTCGGTCTCTACTTCAGTCCAAAGtaaactatttatttatatgtaatTGCCTTCAAAACTAATGTTTATAATCACCCTTCAAATTTTGAATGTTGCAAATGATCGGTCTTGTGATCAATTTCTTAGTTGGATTACAAACAGGATTAACAAACAGCTTGGGTCACAACCATGGCTTGTTCATAGTTGAATTTTGGATTAGAAAGAGACAAAACTCAGTACAGCACTATACCCCAGACAAATAactttttaaatcttaactttAGTTACTATGTGCCCTGGTATATTCTATACTAGGTTTCAGCTATATTCGACGAAGCAATGGGCTAGATCGATCCTTAATGTAAATTTTAGTTACTATATTACCTGGTTTGTTCTTTGCTTGGTGAAGGCTATCTCTATAGCCATGATACCGGTGCAACTTACTTAATCCCTATTTATTATGAACTATACTAATCCTTTATGTAAAAATATCCTGGCGTAATTATAGCTAACATCATAATATTACATTTACTTTTACGCCATATATGGTTACAACCTacgattatgacgtcattcatcaATCTTGTACaggttttatataaaaaatagatactattttaaaaattatttttgttaattacaaaagtatgtatttttaaatacatcaatttcctttaaaataagtcattaaacagctctctgtGATGTTCTAGTACCCTGCTAGCTGCAGaggaaaaacaaataccttCGATGCAAAATATCTTATCTTGTTTTCCCGCTTATCTTGTTtttaaaaccaatatattttctttgttgctcAAGCCAAGGAGCTGTAAGTTTCTATACAGGAGTTTCCTACAAGGTGGTTCTAATAGTGTAGTTTGTGTTTCGacctgactttttttttaggagttatgggctattgtatttcttagtatGGGACGTCATTGTCTTTTACTAGGCATTGTCTTTTACCTAACCCGGATAAGTATCTATCTAAAGACCAATAATTCAACCTTTGAAATTTGACCACAAGTGGATTAAAATATAGATATTGCTGTGATTAAAAGTGTTTATAATTAAGATTTATgatataactagctgttgggatggcgcttcacccccccccccccccccccgcgtgcgtaagtcgttacgcgccattgtagttgtgtccctatgtcccacctgtgaatatagatatatatatatatatatatatatatatctatatatatatatatatatatatatatatatatatatatatatatatatatgtttttaactacgtaaaacttgcgaatatactacattatttgctgtcccattgtctgtgcatataaatagattgtcaggtttaccgactcttgaacatgcaacatataatggtccatgggaaaacaatccgtattcagatctatacctcatgattctaatgattacccttgagctttgttgatggtgattgctaatcgaccattccctttgttgccgtcgtcatttatatatccccctgtgccccccggcgtccccgttgtagttgtgtccctgtgtcccggtcgtcatttatattccctgtgtcccggtcgtcatttgtgtcccggtgtcccagtctgtgatttctctttgagtgtcccgggcgtcatttatattccttgtgtcccggtcgtcatttgtgtcccggtgtcccggtctgtatatacattcgtttttgaattggtcttttttttagtttttagttttttaccttttttttagtttttttagttatacctcatgattctaatgattgcccttgagctttgttgatggtgattgctaatcgaacattccctgtgtccccgtcgtcatttatatatccccctgtgccccccggcgtccccgttgtagttgtgtccctgtgtcccggtcgtcatttatattccctgtgtcccggtcgtcatttttttcctttttttattttttttcttttttagtttttttagttttttagcttttttagtttttttattagtttttagttgtttttttttctttttagtttttttgtagtttttacctttttttttagtttttttttttacttatgtcctggtcgtcatttatactccctgtgtcccggtcgtcatttgtgtcccggtgctttgttgatggtgattgctaatcgaacattccttgtgtcccggtcgctttctctttgagtgtcccggtcgtcatttatattccctatgtgccggtctcccggtcgtcatttgtgtcccgatgtcccggtctgtaatttagtcagtcgaaaacatgacgtcagtcaacacacaaaaatgacgtcacccgacagacccacacacacagagacaacttatttttatatatatagatgtttgCCTACATTGAGCAATCCTTGTCaattgtaaatttaaatttatcgtatttttttctgtatttgagAGAGACTTATGCATTATTAAACAGGGAGCTCTGACGTCGCTTGATTTTTAGGCTTCAAAAATCTTACCCTGCGTTATTGATTCGTAGATATGTCTTCTTCTTAGTTAAggatttctttcattttgtttatattttttattaaattgacaTCATTTTCTATGCAACTTAGTAGTTTCAAATCTTGtttgctgaagttttttttttttttttttttttttttttttttttttttttttttttttttttttttttttttttttttttcagcgaaTATATTTCGTTTAGAACAAGTAAGTTCAGTAAAGAAAAGAAGGAGAAGAGAATAAATAAGCATCAGGTTGGAACTAATGAAAAGtcccaaaaaagttttttacagCAGAAAAATAGCTCCTTTTCAACTTTGCTTAGAAAATAGTAATATAGTGACGTATTTCACGAGTGAAGGTTTTCACAACTTGCTACTaaaagctatttatttttagctCCGAGAGTGTATTGGGAAAGGAGAATTCGGTGATGTTTTACTAGGATTCTACCGTTCAGAAAGAGTGGCTGTCAAAATGCTTAAAGATACCAGTCGGGCAGCTCAGAAATTCTTAGCTGAAGCATCAGTAATGACGTGAGTAAATTTTATGTACTCTTGTCCATTGCAACCATATTTTTAGGTCATAGATGGAAACAGGTATGATCCTAGAGGAGAAGTGGGGGTGTAAAAATCGGGAAAGTTGTTAAGTGTTATAAGaagtttcaaaaatagttcttcaGTCTTTGTTTTACTATGTGACTCACTGAAGTATGTACGCCTGCCGCTAGCCGGCATAATACATAAGTATTCTGCCAAATAATAGGATATAAGTCCTATTATTTGATAAAGCCAGCAttggagtgttttttttttttttttttttttttttttttttttttttttgattagatCAATACGTCAAAGTTGTAAACAAAGAATAATATAGACACTGGAGTTGAAGATCGAaacttgaaacttatatttttaaaggcagcattataattatttttaagcattaatataatattttaaataattataaatgttTTAGATATAACGCAGTCTACAATTAGTTTTATGCTTCGAGTTTTATAATCATGTGTTTTTGATTCGCGAATACTTTTCAATGGTGCTTTTAAGCTGTTAGAAAAATTCactaacaatttttgttttctaatttcagTGATGTATTGTTccttcgaattttttttattgggtgaGGAGATGAAGAAGATTCTCCCATCCTATCCTATATATGTCCTGGTACACTGTTACTGGTACCACCCCTATCACAGCACAAAGTCGCCTGAGGCTAACGCAACTGCCCGAAGCCCCTGTTTGGCTCTGGGCCATATTTATCTCAAGGTTCACCACTTCTTGAGGCCTTACAGTATGCAGATTTAAACAGCCTGTCACAGTACCAGGACTCATTTCTTCATTTGTAATAACCCCAGATTTAGATACTTCTAGGATGTAAGGAGCCGAGACCTGACCTGCTTTGGGTGCCGAGTACCGAACATCCGATTATAATTTTTACATCATGGATCATATTAAATATCGATTGGAACTTAAAATTAATTCTTACAACCTAAGTCTCTCTAACCATTCAGATTACAACCATTCAGACAACCTAAGTCTCTCTAAGTCTAatttttttagacttagagatgctgtagacaaagttataagagaagaacagtgcgatTTTAAAAGGTaattaatttaaggtaatagctacgtatgttgaaaaaatgaagatattacactattttatgattgcacatggtaaagaatgtgattaaaggctcttgtcctatgtcaaaagttttagttttcgagggtaatagctacgtatgttaaaaaaatgaagatattagactactttatgattgcaaatggtaaagaatgtgattaaagactcttttcctatttcaaaagttttagttttcctgggtaacttaaacttttgaatttgaaaCTTAGTAAAATGCATTATAGATATTGTGGTAAGAAGGGGTATCTGTGTTCAAAACAGCTGCTAGGGAACAGTTAAATGCTTTCAAAATGTTACCACGAGCTTTTCACGCTGTTTTCAGTGCGTTAGGAATTCTTTCACACCAAGAAATTATTTTACGTTCTGTTTGTGCCTCCGTGGCCAATAGAATGTTGGTTCTTTCATATGTTACGCACGGTACTTAGAAAATAGATTAAGTCTAaatctatatatgtatatgtcgTATTGTATGCGCatgtatttgattaaaaataagatggaGTAGTGGATACGGGATGGTTTATTTATACAAGCTTAGGAATTACGGCGTATAATCGCCCAGTATAGATGACTGCGTGCAAAatgaagaagataaaaaaagaaagataaaaagagCTGCCAAAAtagatgttttttctttcaaaaaacagaaaagaaagtaGAAACAGGTCACTGTTTTTGAcggacctgtttctgttttttttttccgtttttgtttttttttattttttttgaaaaaaaaaaccacaaatcacacagctcgtggtaacgaactgtagtaaggagcgacccaactcaatagtaaccaactTCTATAGACTTTTACTTTCTTGAATAATCTGGGATTTGAGGACAGCAGCTGGAAGCTGCTGAAGCTGAGGAAGCTGCTGAAGACAGCAGCTTCTCTTACTCTTGTTTACAAAATGGTCTCAAttatatcaacaaaatttcaagtttctatctacaaaaatgtggaacttcgtattttttgccagaagacagcgcgggtgcgtgtttatttgtttttttgtttgttttttttgttttttttttcccaaaggtcatcgtatcgaccaagtggtcctaaaatgtcgcaagagggctcattctagcggaaata
Protein-coding regions in this window:
- the LOC136029833 gene encoding tyrosine-protein kinase CSK-like, which codes for MSWTRDVLLVLNPSKIVHKSRLKVLVKLSLLTTSLMAHLNKKQCTIQLLHLLLRRFLKHYEKDADGLCTHLTISVPKKGKQDFFVDRKAFEEAGWVIQENDLVLRECIGKGEFGDVLLGFYRSERVAVKMLKDTSRAAQKFLAEASVMT